A single genomic interval of Verrucomicrobiota bacterium harbors:
- a CDS encoding low molecular weight protein arginine phosphatase: MAAPSDSFVINRLMANQRVLFVCTGNTCRSPMAEALFRHATQARSELKSASAGVSAGHGSPASREACALLAESDIALSPHRSQPLSAKLVEEHDYFIAMTRSHRDMLVTLFPEIADQTFLLSDFASRPEERGLDLSDPIGGPREDYVRVRDAIVSAIPGLLAFLDSPHS; this comes from the coding sequence GTGGCGGCTCCCTCTGATTCGTTCGTAATCAATCGATTGATGGCCAACCAGCGCGTCCTCTTCGTCTGCACCGGCAATACTTGTCGGAGCCCCATGGCGGAGGCGCTCTTCCGGCATGCCACCCAAGCCCGCTCTGAATTGAAAAGCGCCTCCGCCGGCGTCTCCGCCGGCCATGGGTCCCCCGCTAGCCGCGAGGCTTGTGCGCTTTTGGCGGAATCCGACATCGCGCTCTCGCCGCACCGCAGCCAGCCCTTGAGCGCGAAGCTGGTGGAAGAGCATGACTACTTCATCGCCATGACCCGCTCCCACCGGGATATGTTGGTGACGCTTTTCCCCGAAATCGCCGACCAGACCTTTTTGCTGAGCGACTTTGCCAGTCGCCCGGAGGAACGCGGCCTCGACCTAAGCGACCCGATCGGCGGGCCCCGCGAGGACTACGTCCGGGTGCGCGACGCCATCGTATCCGCCATCCCTGGATTGCTCGCCTTTCTCGACTCTCCCCATTCATGA
- a CDS encoding arylsulfatase, translating into MTRSLFLSLGLSLCSLAGPAASAAAPPHVILIMTDDQGYGDFGALGNPVLDTPHFDRLAEESARLTNFYVSPVCSPTRASLLTGRYAYRTRVVDTWRGRSMMEPDEVTVAEVLAAQGYATGIFGKWHLGDNFPLRPSEQGFQESFIHRGGGLGQPSEPIENNRRYTDPILFHNNTQVETEGYCTDLYFEASFEFIEESLAAGRPFFAYIAPNAPHSPYHDVPEALYQKYANRDLSPILEGHSQDADTVARVFAMIENIDANLGRLFEVLERHGIARDTLLLYLNDNGPNTRRFVGPFRGKKGEVHEGGIRSPLWLRWPERLEAGAFSDRIAAHIDVMPTILEATGAALPEGVALDGRSLLPLLTQAEVSWPDRELIIQAHRGDTPQAGHHMMIRNQRWKLLRASGFANERPDPAIPFELYDLQNDPGESQNLLLSEPEIAKELEARYHAWFAEVSSTRPDNYAPPRMHLGATQPELVLTWQNRRGNRNAYHWLLEVMDAGRYEIELRWKEPTEVEAILFQVGTQTIEQPAASQVERAVLGSLSLEAGPLDLGMQAAKGDLPYFVILRRLGD; encoded by the coding sequence GTGACTCGTTCCTTGTTCCTCTCCCTCGGCCTTTCCCTCTGCTCCTTGGCTGGCCCGGCTGCCAGCGCGGCCGCGCCTCCTCATGTCATCCTGATTATGACCGATGACCAAGGCTATGGTGACTTCGGAGCCCTCGGCAATCCCGTCCTCGACACCCCTCACTTTGATCGTCTGGCCGAGGAAAGCGCCCGTCTCACCAACTTCTACGTCAGCCCCGTCTGCTCTCCCACCCGCGCCAGTCTGCTGACCGGCCGCTATGCCTACCGCACCCGCGTGGTGGATACCTGGCGGGGGCGATCCATGATGGAACCCGATGAGGTCACGGTGGCGGAAGTCCTGGCCGCACAAGGCTACGCCACCGGCATTTTCGGGAAGTGGCACTTGGGCGATAACTTTCCCCTCCGCCCGAGCGAGCAGGGCTTCCAAGAATCCTTCATTCACCGTGGCGGTGGCCTGGGGCAACCTTCCGAGCCCATTGAAAACAACCGCCGCTACACCGACCCCATCCTCTTCCACAACAACACCCAAGTCGAGACCGAGGGCTACTGCACCGATCTCTACTTCGAGGCCAGCTTCGAGTTCATCGAAGAATCCCTCGCCGCCGGGCGACCCTTCTTCGCCTACATCGCGCCCAACGCCCCCCACAGCCCCTACCACGATGTGCCCGAGGCCCTTTACCAAAAGTATGCCAACCGCGACCTCTCCCCCATCCTGGAAGGCCACAGCCAAGACGCGGACACCGTGGCGCGGGTCTTCGCCATGATCGAAAACATCGATGCCAATCTGGGCCGGCTCTTCGAGGTCCTGGAGAGGCACGGCATCGCCCGCGACACCCTCCTCCTCTACCTCAATGACAACGGCCCCAACACACGCCGTTTCGTGGGCCCTTTCCGGGGGAAGAAAGGCGAGGTCCACGAAGGCGGAATCCGCTCGCCGCTCTGGCTCCGCTGGCCGGAGCGCCTGGAAGCGGGGGCCTTCTCAGATCGAATCGCTGCCCACATCGACGTCATGCCCACCATTTTGGAGGCCACCGGGGCTGCCCTTCCGGAGGGCGTCGCTCTCGATGGGCGGAGTCTTCTTCCTCTCCTCACCCAGGCCGAAGTGAGCTGGCCCGACCGGGAACTCATCATCCAAGCCCATCGCGGAGACACGCCCCAGGCGGGACACCACATGATGATTCGCAACCAACGCTGGAAGCTGCTGCGGGCGAGCGGCTTTGCCAACGAGCGTCCCGATCCCGCCATCCCATTTGAACTCTATGACCTTCAGAACGATCCCGGAGAGAGCCAGAATCTCCTCCTGAGCGAGCCGGAAATCGCCAAGGAACTCGAAGCTCGCTACCACGCCTGGTTTGCGGAGGTGTCCTCGACCCGACCGGACAACTACGCGCCCCCCCGCATGCACCTGGGAGCCACCCAGCCCGAGCTGGTCCTGACCTGGCAAAACAGGCGAGGAAACCGGAACGCCTATCACTGGCTGCTGGAGGTCATGGATGCGGGGCGGTATGAAATCGAACTGCGTTGGAAAGAGCCGACCGAGGTCGAGGCGATCCTCTTTCAAGTAGGGACCCAGACCATCGAGCAACCGGCTGCCTCCCAAGTGGAACGAGCGGTCCTGGGGAGCCTCTCGCTCGAGGCAGGGCCGCTCGATCTGGGCATGCAAGCAGCCAAGGGAGACCTCCCCTACTTTGTCATTCTCCGCCGCTTGGGAGACTGA
- the zwf gene encoding glucose-6-phosphate dehydrogenase, giving the protein METNPFREDVVTRARPEPCCIVIFGATGDLTHRKLIPAFYNIAAAGELPPGTRIIGFARRDKQNEQYRGELEEMNRQVSRTGHNEEVWEHFAPLIDYHRSEFQDEDGFRRLKERLDQIAAEGGPKNRLFYLSIAPEFFEVVLDQLKEYGLSDPLEGAWSRVIVEKPFGTDLPSAQRLNAAVNRTFDEADTYRIDHYLGKETAQNIMVARFANAIFEPLWNNRFIKDVQITCAENLGMEGGRGGYYDKSGALRDMVQNHLLQLLSLVAMEPPTDLSADGVRDAKVNVLRSLRLWKGAEEVGRNVVRAQYTSGSVDGVEKVGYRQEDRVHPESETESYVALRCLIDNWRWAGVPFYIRMGKQLPKKATEISIHFKRAPHVLFNTTEERARQNVLVIRIQPDEGISLRIVSKLPGVELRLEPVKMDFQYRTSFGKASPEAYERLIIDAMAGDATLFARRDEVENAWAFIDEIEKAWHESPTPPPMAEYPAGSWGPSEAEKLLEQDDCVWRRL; this is encoded by the coding sequence ATGGAAACCAATCCCTTTCGAGAAGACGTCGTCACCCGCGCCCGCCCCGAGCCCTGCTGCATCGTGATTTTTGGGGCCACCGGGGACCTCACTCACCGCAAGCTCATTCCGGCCTTCTACAACATCGCCGCGGCCGGCGAATTGCCGCCCGGGACCCGCATCATCGGCTTCGCCCGTCGGGACAAACAGAATGAGCAATATCGCGGAGAACTCGAAGAGATGAACCGCCAGGTCTCCCGCACCGGCCACAACGAAGAAGTCTGGGAACACTTCGCCCCGCTCATCGACTACCATCGCTCCGAATTCCAAGACGAAGACGGCTTCCGGCGGCTGAAGGAGCGCCTCGACCAGATCGCGGCCGAGGGCGGCCCGAAAAACCGCCTCTTCTATCTCTCGATCGCGCCCGAGTTCTTCGAAGTGGTCCTCGATCAATTGAAGGAATACGGCCTGAGCGATCCACTGGAGGGCGCGTGGTCGCGCGTCATTGTGGAGAAACCCTTCGGCACCGACCTCCCCTCCGCCCAGCGTTTGAACGCGGCGGTCAACCGGACCTTCGACGAAGCGGACACCTACCGGATCGATCACTACCTCGGCAAAGAAACGGCTCAAAACATCATGGTGGCCCGCTTTGCCAACGCTATCTTCGAGCCGCTCTGGAACAATCGCTTCATCAAGGACGTGCAGATCACCTGCGCGGAAAACCTCGGCATGGAAGGGGGCCGCGGCGGCTACTATGACAAGTCGGGCGCGCTCCGGGACATGGTGCAAAATCACCTGCTCCAGCTCCTCAGCCTGGTGGCCATGGAGCCGCCCACCGATCTGAGCGCGGACGGGGTGCGGGACGCCAAGGTCAATGTCTTGCGCTCGCTGCGTCTCTGGAAAGGGGCCGAAGAAGTAGGCCGCAACGTGGTGCGCGCGCAATACACCAGTGGCTCGGTCGACGGCGTGGAGAAAGTGGGCTATCGCCAAGAGGATCGCGTCCATCCCGAATCGGAGACCGAAAGCTACGTCGCCCTCCGCTGCCTCATCGACAACTGGCGCTGGGCCGGGGTGCCCTTTTACATCCGCATGGGCAAGCAGCTTCCCAAAAAGGCCACCGAGATCTCGATTCACTTCAAGCGCGCCCCCCACGTGCTCTTCAACACGACCGAAGAGCGGGCCCGCCAAAACGTCCTCGTCATCCGGATCCAACCCGACGAAGGCATCTCCCTGCGGATCGTTTCCAAGCTGCCCGGCGTGGAATTGCGCCTGGAGCCCGTCAAGATGGACTTCCAATACCGGACCAGTTTCGGCAAAGCCTCTCCCGAAGCCTATGAGCGGCTCATCATCGATGCCATGGCGGGAGACGCCACCCTCTTCGCCCGCCGGGATGAGGTGGAAAACGCCTGGGCGTTCATCGATGAAATTGAAAAAGCCTGGCACGAATCGCCCACCCCGCCCCCCATGGCGGAGTACCCCGCAGGCTCGTGGGGTCCGAGCGAAGCGGAAAAGCTCTTGGAGCAAGACGACTGCGTTTGGCGTCGCCTCTAA
- a CDS encoding TonB C-terminal domain-containing protein, whose amino-acid sequence MSQEKRPFLLHLTLALVLHAGLLGAFFTIWRTPGSKPSGAPLEESISWMDPSEFAQALRPSGDRLPAIPERDQESDIALAKAGREEEAQLLEEARLRRVQEAARARAEEAQRLEAQRKQRLQEAKERARRLAQERARESPTSEEAAQSQAAESAPSPYRSQRDGVDMTAYDRVIERAFKEGWQQPPTIPETEDLLRTQVKVVIAPDGTIREKELSLSSGNRELDQSVEAAIAPVDRIAPFPEGYREPTYEIVLTYQM is encoded by the coding sequence ATGAGCCAAGAGAAGCGGCCCTTCCTCCTCCATCTCACGCTGGCGCTCGTCCTGCATGCCGGGCTCCTAGGGGCCTTCTTCACGATCTGGCGCACGCCTGGAAGCAAGCCTTCCGGCGCGCCCCTGGAGGAATCGATTTCTTGGATGGACCCGAGCGAATTCGCCCAAGCGCTGCGACCCAGCGGAGACCGCTTGCCCGCCATTCCAGAGCGGGATCAAGAGAGTGACATCGCCTTGGCCAAGGCGGGCCGGGAGGAGGAGGCCCAGCTTTTGGAGGAAGCCCGGCTACGACGGGTCCAGGAAGCCGCGCGCGCGCGAGCCGAAGAGGCGCAGCGACTGGAGGCCCAGCGAAAGCAGCGCTTGCAAGAGGCCAAGGAACGGGCTCGCCGCCTGGCGCAAGAACGGGCCCGCGAGTCGCCCACCTCCGAGGAGGCCGCTCAGAGCCAGGCCGCCGAATCCGCCCCCAGCCCCTACCGCAGCCAGCGGGACGGGGTGGACATGACCGCCTACGACCGAGTCATCGAGCGCGCGTTCAAAGAGGGTTGGCAGCAACCGCCCACCATTCCCGAAACGGAGGATTTGCTCCGCACTCAGGTCAAGGTGGTCATCGCTCCCGATGGCACCATACGGGAAAAAGAACTGAGTCTGTCTTCGGGAAACCGAGAGCTGGATCAGTCGGTGGAGGCAGCCATCGCCCCCGTGGACCGCATCGCGCCCTTTCCCGAGGGCTACCGCGAGCCGACTTATGAGATCGTGCTCACTTACCAAATGTAA
- a CDS encoding biopolymer transporter ExbD, with protein MPRRRSQMGELSELNVTPLLDLAFVLLIIFMITAPFLNTGAELQVPTTQASREAIDPARIHRLRIDLHGQMALDAQPLAAEELVRSLAKLRRAKGEIGLLIESDRSLTVASLVSAMDLAAEAGVTKVALLTQPEGQP; from the coding sequence ATGCCTCGCCGCCGCTCCCAGATGGGGGAACTCTCGGAGCTGAACGTGACTCCGCTGCTCGACCTCGCCTTTGTGCTTTTGATCATTTTCATGATCACCGCGCCCTTTTTGAACACGGGCGCGGAACTGCAAGTGCCGACCACGCAGGCCTCGCGCGAGGCGATCGACCCCGCGCGCATCCATCGCCTGCGGATCGACCTCCATGGCCAGATGGCGCTCGATGCGCAGCCGCTCGCCGCCGAGGAGCTGGTGCGCTCCCTGGCCAAACTTCGCCGGGCCAAGGGGGAAATCGGCCTGCTCATTGAATCCGATCGGAGCTTGACGGTGGCCTCCCTCGTCTCTGCCATGGACTTGGCGGCCGAAGCGGGGGTGACGAAGGTCGCTCTCTTGACGCAACCGGAGGGCCAGCCATGA
- a CDS encoding glucose-6-phosphate dehydrogenase assembly protein OpcA: MLGSDVQIGKIEKELHQLWESDEALSMASLINFAIYSEAEGSLERNSQMVAELTRDHAVRAILIHSATAAPENAAQAWITAHCHLVGGKKSVCSEQIAFALRGEAAGRIRNIVFAHLASDLPLVFWWQGEWSPIFEPRLVSSIDRLLFDSATWADQAAGFARLREVTEGVSKAPILQDLSWTRGHQWRKTVAALFDDEDNRAHLAETQRIEVTCRPDQKVSAYTFAAWIATQLGWEYLGGTGSELRFQSAEAQPRPSIQIRTTEAAETSALSRLRWEAGSHCFILEHLPNSPHLEIRTECGRDSMPTLLPADPETEIDLVGDQLARSGQNRLFLKTLPLVQTILDSLPPAERDR, encoded by the coding sequence ATGTTGGGAAGCGACGTCCAAATCGGCAAAATCGAAAAGGAGCTCCACCAGCTCTGGGAAAGTGATGAGGCCCTCTCCATGGCCTCGCTCATCAACTTCGCCATCTACAGCGAGGCCGAGGGCTCCCTCGAGCGCAATAGCCAAATGGTGGCCGAGCTGACCCGGGACCACGCCGTGCGCGCCATCCTCATCCACTCGGCGACCGCCGCCCCCGAAAACGCGGCCCAAGCCTGGATCACCGCGCACTGCCACCTCGTCGGCGGAAAGAAATCCGTCTGCTCCGAGCAAATCGCCTTCGCCCTCCGAGGCGAAGCGGCCGGCCGCATCCGCAACATCGTCTTCGCCCACCTCGCCTCCGATCTCCCGCTGGTCTTTTGGTGGCAGGGCGAATGGTCTCCCATCTTCGAGCCTCGCTTGGTCTCCAGCATCGATCGCCTGCTCTTCGATAGCGCCACCTGGGCGGATCAGGCAGCGGGCTTCGCTCGCCTAAGGGAAGTGACCGAGGGCGTCAGCAAGGCCCCCATCCTGCAAGACCTCAGCTGGACGCGCGGGCACCAGTGGCGCAAAACGGTCGCGGCTCTCTTCGATGACGAGGACAATCGAGCGCACCTCGCTGAGACCCAGCGCATCGAAGTCACCTGCCGCCCGGACCAGAAAGTGAGTGCCTACACCTTCGCCGCTTGGATCGCCACCCAGCTCGGCTGGGAATACCTCGGCGGCACGGGCTCCGAACTGCGCTTCCAAAGCGCGGAAGCCCAGCCCCGCCCCTCCATCCAGATCCGAACGACCGAAGCCGCCGAGACCTCCGCCCTCTCCCGCCTCCGCTGGGAGGCTGGGTCCCACTGCTTCATCCTGGAGCATCTCCCGAATTCCCCTCACTTGGAAATCCGGACCGAGTGCGGCCGCGACTCCATGCCGACCCTTCTCCCAGCCGACCCGGAAACCGAAATCGACCTCGTGGGCGACCAACTGGCCCGCTCCGGCCAAAACCGCCTCTTCCTCAAAACCCTCCCCCTCGTCCAAACCATCCTCGACAGCCTCCCGCCCGCCGAGCGGGACCGGTAA
- a CDS encoding DNRLRE domain-containing protein — MMFTPTDDTFVTAGDSDDNGANFGSEEFMELGAFSIFFDAAILIRFDISSLPTGQNITNATLDLTARPGGTEYEEFDTFEINLIGSNWFEETVTANSSVSVLSGALFVDSGPNPSINLTSFVQDWYSGGTTNYGLLIDNQGSNSFGEFASKEHPTAQAPTLTVEFEPIPEPGALGLFGLGMGLIAFGRRRR; from the coding sequence ATGATGTTCACCCCAACGGATGACACCTTCGTCACGGCGGGCGACAGTGACGACAACGGAGCAAATTTTGGCTCAGAGGAGTTTATGGAACTTGGTGCCTTCAGTATCTTCTTCGATGCCGCCATACTGATCCGTTTTGACATCAGCAGCCTTCCCACGGGACAAAACATCACGAATGCCACACTCGACCTGACCGCGCGCCCAGGCGGAACAGAGTATGAAGAGTTCGATACTTTTGAAATCAATTTGATCGGGAGCAATTGGTTCGAAGAAACCGTGACCGCGAACTCCAGCGTTTCCGTCCTCAGTGGGGCTCTCTTCGTGGATTCGGGTCCCAACCCCTCCATCAATCTTACCTCTTTTGTTCAGGACTGGTATTCCGGCGGGACGACCAATTATGGTCTCCTGATAGACAACCAAGGATCGAACAGCTTTGGGGAGTTCGCTAGCAAGGAACATCCCACCGCGCAGGCGCCCACGCTCACGGTGGAGTTTGAGCCGATCCCGGAGCCAGGAGCTCTTGGTCTTTTCGGGCTGGGAATGGGGCTGATTGCGTTTGGCAGGAGACGCCGGTGA
- a CDS encoding sulfatase yields MSRLFLTVFLALLPTLALSTPPNIVLILVDDMPWWGTSVAQKEGDPRSTSLYRDTPHVEKLAARGMTFSNAYAAAGMCAPSRTSIQTGLSPARHLFSGNGNFGTEEYENVFYELKRRDRGMPLIQPSPIGSLNPKFATIGEKLREQGYATAHFGKWHVYGGGPEAHGYDVGDGETSNNEGKPTSGIDPEDPKRIFSITEKALAFVEAQQRAGKPFYVQLSHYVEHNKQMSLEETLAEFEAKKAIQEIEPDRAKKEAATHGAAVKDLDTSIGLLLDRLEALRLTDETYVLFTSDNGKNLFNGEESVLRGDKWWLWEAGVRVPFIVAGPGIRPGSRSSLNTANYDLLPTFFEMAGGDHQALEASIDGRSLLPILTGLTGEESTAFPERALFFHYPHTRNSTPHSAIVKGDYKLYTFYEIPERPQLFDLSKDLGETTNLAQRMPERAQSLLAELQGYLKRVNAYFPKENPQADPDYQRYDPDKKTPPL; encoded by the coding sequence ATGTCCCGGCTTTTCCTGACGGTTTTCTTAGCGCTGCTGCCTACCCTGGCGCTCTCGACCCCGCCCAACATCGTCCTCATCCTGGTGGATGATATGCCCTGGTGGGGCACCTCGGTGGCACAGAAAGAGGGCGACCCGCGCTCCACCTCCCTATACCGCGATACTCCTCATGTCGAGAAGCTGGCCGCGCGCGGCATGACCTTTTCCAACGCCTACGCGGCCGCCGGAATGTGCGCCCCCTCCCGCACCAGCATTCAGACCGGCCTCTCTCCGGCCCGGCATCTTTTCAGCGGCAATGGGAACTTCGGAACCGAGGAATACGAGAACGTCTTCTATGAGTTGAAGCGACGAGACCGTGGCATGCCGCTCATCCAGCCCAGCCCCATCGGCAGCCTCAATCCCAAGTTCGCCACCATTGGAGAAAAACTCCGGGAGCAGGGCTACGCCACCGCGCACTTTGGCAAATGGCATGTCTACGGCGGTGGTCCCGAGGCCCATGGCTACGATGTGGGCGATGGCGAGACCTCCAACAACGAAGGCAAGCCCACCAGCGGGATCGACCCCGAGGACCCCAAGCGGATTTTCAGCATCACCGAAAAAGCGCTCGCCTTTGTGGAGGCGCAGCAGCGGGCGGGGAAGCCGTTTTACGTCCAGCTTTCTCACTACGTCGAGCACAACAAGCAGATGTCGCTCGAGGAGACGCTGGCCGAATTTGAGGCGAAGAAAGCCATCCAAGAGATCGAGCCCGACCGCGCCAAAAAAGAAGCCGCCACCCACGGGGCCGCGGTCAAGGACCTCGACACCTCGATAGGCCTTCTCCTGGACCGTTTGGAGGCACTCCGGCTGACCGACGAGACCTACGTCCTCTTCACTTCCGACAATGGCAAAAACCTCTTCAACGGAGAAGAAAGCGTCCTCCGGGGCGACAAGTGGTGGCTCTGGGAGGCCGGCGTGAGAGTGCCCTTCATCGTGGCGGGCCCGGGCATTCGACCTGGTTCCCGCTCTTCCCTCAACACCGCCAACTACGATTTGCTTCCGACCTTCTTCGAAATGGCGGGAGGCGACCACCAGGCGCTCGAGGCCAGCATCGATGGCCGAAGTTTGCTCCCCATTCTGACTGGCCTGACTGGCGAGGAGAGCACCGCCTTCCCGGAGCGTGCCTTGTTCTTTCACTACCCGCACACCCGCAACTCGACCCCCCACTCGGCGATTGTGAAGGGGGACTACAAACTCTACACGTTTTATGAGATCCCTGAGCGGCCTCAGCTCTTCGATCTCAGCAAGGACTTGGGAGAGACGACCAATCTCGCCCAGCGCATGCCCGAGCGCGCGCAATCTCTCTTGGCGGAGCTCCAAGGATACTTGAAGCGAGTGAACGCCTATTTCCCGAAGGAAAACCCGCAGGCCGACCCCGACTACCAGCGCTATGATCCGGACAAAAAAACGCCTCCGCTCTAA
- the rpiB gene encoding ribose 5-phosphate isomerase B, whose product MKKLIIGSDHGGFAMKSALKEFLESEGHAVTDVGTHGTESVDYPDFAKAACQRFRSGQYDFGVLVCTTGIGISIAANKFDGIRAALCHSPIDGHFARAHNHANFLCFGQKTTEPALAIEILQAYLASEEEGDRHNRRVAKMNGPLALADPEIYEIVELEGQRQQNHIELIASENFTSPAVMAAQGSLLTNKYAEGYPGKRWYGGCEQVDKIETIAIERLKTLYSAEHANVQPHSGSQANAAVYFSVLKPGDTILTMDLAHGGHLTHGHPANFSGALYDVVHYGVSKSDEKIDYDALERQAETSQPKLITAGASAYSQIIDFERMAAIAKKVGAYLFIDMAHISGLVAGGAHPSPVPHADFVTSTTHKSLRGPRGGIILCKGEHAKKIDSQMFPGVQGGPLMHVIAAKAVCFGEALQPEFRAYQQQVVVNAQALAAGLAERDFRIVSGGTENHVFLVDLRSKNINGAQASTWLDEAHITANKNSIPFDTGSPFKPSGIRLGTPAVTTRGMKEAEMKQIAHWIADVLENPEDEALLKTVATEVVAFNERFPLP is encoded by the coding sequence ATGAAGAAACTCATCATCGGCTCCGATCACGGCGGCTTCGCCATGAAGTCTGCGCTCAAAGAATTCCTCGAAAGCGAAGGTCATGCCGTGACCGATGTGGGCACCCACGGCACCGAATCGGTCGACTACCCCGACTTCGCCAAAGCCGCCTGCCAGCGCTTCCGCAGTGGTCAGTACGACTTTGGGGTGCTCGTCTGCACCACTGGCATCGGCATCAGCATCGCGGCCAACAAGTTCGACGGCATTCGGGCGGCTCTCTGCCACAGCCCCATCGATGGCCACTTCGCCCGAGCCCACAACCACGCCAATTTCCTCTGTTTTGGGCAAAAGACGACCGAACCGGCCTTGGCCATCGAGATTCTCCAAGCCTACTTGGCTTCGGAGGAAGAGGGGGATCGACACAACCGCCGGGTCGCCAAAATGAACGGCCCTTTGGCCCTGGCCGACCCCGAGATTTACGAAATCGTGGAGCTGGAAGGGCAGCGGCAGCAAAACCACATTGAGCTCATCGCCTCGGAAAACTTCACCAGCCCCGCTGTCATGGCAGCCCAAGGCAGCCTCCTGACGAACAAGTATGCCGAGGGCTACCCCGGAAAGCGCTGGTATGGCGGCTGTGAGCAAGTCGACAAAATCGAAACCATCGCCATCGAGCGATTGAAAACGCTCTACTCGGCCGAGCACGCCAACGTCCAACCTCACAGCGGCTCCCAGGCGAATGCCGCCGTCTACTTCTCGGTCCTGAAGCCGGGGGACACTATCCTGACCATGGACCTGGCTCACGGGGGGCACCTCACCCACGGCCACCCCGCGAACTTCTCTGGGGCTCTCTATGACGTCGTTCACTACGGGGTGAGCAAAAGCGATGAAAAGATCGACTATGACGCCTTGGAGCGACAAGCCGAAACCTCCCAGCCGAAACTCATCACCGCAGGCGCAAGCGCCTATAGCCAAATCATCGACTTCGAGCGCATGGCCGCGATCGCCAAAAAAGTCGGCGCCTACCTCTTCATCGACATGGCGCACATCTCCGGCCTGGTCGCGGGCGGAGCCCACCCCAGTCCCGTCCCGCACGCGGACTTCGTCACCAGCACCACCCACAAAAGCCTGCGCGGCCCCCGTGGTGGCATCATCTTGTGCAAAGGCGAGCACGCCAAAAAGATCGACAGCCAAATGTTCCCTGGCGTCCAAGGCGGCCCCCTCATGCACGTCATCGCGGCCAAGGCCGTCTGCTTTGGCGAGGCGCTCCAGCCAGAATTCCGCGCCTACCAGCAACAAGTCGTGGTCAATGCCCAGGCTTTGGCAGCCGGCTTGGCCGAGCGCGACTTCCGAATCGTGTCTGGAGGCACTGAAAACCACGTCTTCTTGGTCGATCTGCGCTCCAAGAACATCAACGGCGCCCAAGCCAGCACCTGGCTCGACGAAGCCCACATCACCGCCAACAAAAACAGCATCCCCTTCGACACCGGCTCGCCCTTCAAGCCGAGTGGCATCCGCCTCGGCACCCCAGCCGTGACCACCCGCGGCATGAAAGAAGCGGAGATGAAACAGATCGCCCACTGGATCGCCGATGTCTTGGAAAACCCTGAGGACGAAGCCCTCCTAAAGACGGTAGCCACCGAAGTGGTCGCGTTTAACGAACGCTTCCCCCTTCCGTAA